GCCCATGAAAGCAATCCCCAGCTTAAATCTGCCCAAAAGAATATTGATCTTGTCAGCAAAAATATTGAAATTATCAAAACAGATCAAATGCCGACCCTTGCCGGATTTGGAGGCTATACGCTGCAACGTCCAATCACCACAAGAAACCCAGTTCTGGATATGTATTCCGGAGGATGGCAGGCAGGAGTTTCTTTAAGCTATAATATCGATAACCTTTACAGAACAAAAGAAAAAGTGAAACTCGGTGAGCTTCAGAAAACCCAGGCCGGAGATGCAATGACCCTGGTACAGCAGAATGTGGATATGGCGATAAATGCAGCTTATGTGAAATACCAGGAAGCTATTCAGCAGGCGGAAATCCTTAACGATTCTAAAAGACTTGCAGAAGAAAACTATAAGATTACAGAAGCAAAATATCTGAACCAGCTGGCAGTACAGGCCGAAATGATTGATGCCCAGAACCAGAAACTTCAGTCTGAGCTGGATTATGCCAATGGAGAGATCAATGTACTTTATCAGTATTATAATCTTATCAAAGCTTCGGGAACACTTTAATCTTTTAAAACTGAAAAACAAAACAATGGAAAACAAGGAACAAACTACTCAAAATACACAGGCAGCTCCGGCACAATCGGCTGCTTCCGATAAAAAGAAAAAGAATAAAACCAATAAAATCCGCGCTATTATTTCGAATATTATCGTTTTTCTGGTGATAGGATTCGGGTTGTACTGGCTGGTACGTGAATATTTCCACATTGGAGATAAAACCTATACAGAGGCAGCTCAGGTGGAAGAGTTTATAAACCCTATCAATACCAGAGTTTCTGCTTATATCAAAGAAATAAAATTCATCGAACATCAAAGAGTAAAAAAAGGTGATACGCTGGTTATTCTGGACAAAAACGAAATTCTGACCCAGCTTGGGCAAGCAGAAGCAGCTTACCAGAATGCAATGGCACAAAGATCAGCAACAAGTTCATCCGTTAATACGGTTTCTAACAATGTTAATGTGATGGAATCCAATATTGCAGGTGCAAAAGCAAGATTATGGAATGCAGAGCAGAACCTGAACCGATATAAAAACCTTCTCGCTGCTGAGGCTGTAACAAGACAGCAGTATGACCAGGTAAAAACAGAATATGATGCCCAGAAAGCAGCTTACGAAACGCTGGTTAATCAAAAGCAGTCTGCCAATCTTTCTACAACAGAGGTAAAAAGCCGTCTGGGGATTAATGATGCAGAGATCAAAAGAACAAAATCAGCCTTGGATATGGCGAAAATCAACCTTTCCTATACCGTCATTACAGCTCCTTATGACGGAGTAATGGGAAGAAGAACAATTGCCGAGGGACAATTAATTCAACCCGGCCAACAGGTAGCCACGATCGTTCTGAACGGTCAGAAATGGGTAACCGCTAATTTCCTTGAAAGACAGATGCCGAACATAAAAATCGGAGAGAAAATGATGATGACTGCTGATGCTTTAGGCGGAAAACAATTTGAAGGTATAGTAACTGCGGTTTCAGCGGCTACCGGATCCAGATATTCGAGCGTTCCGACTGATAACTCTACCGGAAACTTCATCAAAGTACAGCAGAGAATTCCTGTAAGAATAGAATTTACGTCTTCCAATAAAAAAGAAGATCTGGATAAACTGAGCGCAGGGATGAACATGAACGTAAATATTAATAAAGACTAGAAGATGCAGGATATCAGATTCCAGACATGATGCGGTGCGAAATGCTAACGCTGAATATTGAAAGTCTGTCATCTGATATCTGAAATCAATGATCTAAAAAGTATGTACAACAAAGGACTATATAACGACTGGGTACCGAAACCCGTACAGCTGCTGCTGATCGTACTGCTTCTTGCAGTGGTGATGCCTCTTGGCGGTGTGTACACAGGGAATATCAGCTATCTGGTGAGCGGTACCGGAGCTCTTACAGAATATTTTATGTGGGCCAACTATGCGACCACAATCGGTATGGGAGCCTGTATGCCTATTGTTCTCAGAATGAAGATGAGATTCAAGGTGAGAGATAAAATGGTGCTCCTCTTGGTGCTTTTAGGGCTTATGAGCTATATCAATGCAACGACTTTACAGCCTATGATCTTTGTATTTACGTCTTTACTGATTGGATTTATGAAGATGATGGTCACCATAGAACTATTCTTGCCGTTGATGATGATGATTGGAAACCGTGGAATGTTTTACGGAGTATTCTATACATTTGTTCTGATCATGAACCAGGTAGCAGTTTATTATGCCGCAGAATTCTCCCTTTTGTATAACTGGCAGCAGTTTTATTTACTGACATCGGTTTTATGCTTTATATTGGCACTTATTCACTGGATTTTTATGCATAATAAATATTTCGCATTGAAAGTTCCTCTGCATTATATCGACTGGCTGAGTATTTTACTGTTCATCTCCACCTTTATGTTTTCGGCCTATGTATACTCTTTCGGGAGACAGCAGGACTGGCTGAATTCAAAAAATATCATTAATGCCAGTATAGCTGCTTTTGTAAGCTTTGCATTGCTGGCCATCCGTCAGTCAACGCTGAAACGGCCTTACCTGTCCTTTAAAATATTCACCAAAAATAATGTACAGCATGGTTTATTTATGTTGTTCTGGCTGGGAATGTTTTTAGGAACGGCATCTCTTCAGAATACTTTTGCGGTAGGAGTTTTAGGATATGATCAGCTCACGAATGCCAGACTCAGCATGCTGATGGTTCCGGGCATTATTCTAGCAGGCGCAATTGCTATATTCTGGTTCAAAAAAGAAAAACCGTTAAAAATGTACATTTTTTCAGGGTTTGCTGCGATGATAGGATATGCTATAATTATGTACTTTTCTATGGTATTAGAATTCAGTTATGACAACTGGTATCTTCCGATGTTCTTAAAAGGTTATGGAATGTGCTCATTATTTATTTCCGTTTGGTTCTATACGTTGGATAAACTTGAAATGGATGAAATGCTGGCCGCTATCGGATTGGTGCTGGTTTGGAGAACTTTCCTGGCGGTAGGTATTTTTTCAACCTTATATTCATGGTTTCAGTACAGATTTCAGGTGGCAGCTGTAGGAGATCTCGCGGTATATATGGATGGGATGACGGTGACCCCTCAGAATGTTGCAGCCAATATGAAGGGCATTCAGCTGAATGCCATTATTATTGCCACTAAAAAGATCTTCGGATATATTATCCTGACAGGTTTTGGGGTGTTGTTGTATGTAATTACCCATCATTTCGGGGCAAAACGTTTCCAGTATATGAGATTTGTGAGAGTTATCGGAGGTAAATCTGTCATTGCCAGAAGAAGACTAAAAGAAAGAAAAAAAATGTTAGAAGAAATAAAAGACGCAGCAGGACCTGCGGTTTAAAGATACCTTGTTTTTCACCAGTAAGATCCCGGACTTTGTTCAA
This region of Chryseobacterium vaccae genomic DNA includes:
- a CDS encoding HlyD family secretion protein, producing the protein MENKEQTTQNTQAAPAQSAASDKKKKNKTNKIRAIISNIIVFLVIGFGLYWLVREYFHIGDKTYTEAAQVEEFINPINTRVSAYIKEIKFIEHQRVKKGDTLVILDKNEILTQLGQAEAAYQNAMAQRSATSSSVNTVSNNVNVMESNIAGAKARLWNAEQNLNRYKNLLAAEAVTRQQYDQVKTEYDAQKAAYETLVNQKQSANLSTTEVKSRLGINDAEIKRTKSALDMAKINLSYTVITAPYDGVMGRRTIAEGQLIQPGQQVATIVLNGQKWVTANFLERQMPNIKIGEKMMMTADALGGKQFEGIVTAVSAATGSRYSSVPTDNSTGNFIKVQQRIPVRIEFTSSNKKEDLDKLSAGMNMNVNINKD
- a CDS encoding MFS transporter, producing MYNKGLYNDWVPKPVQLLLIVLLLAVVMPLGGVYTGNISYLVSGTGALTEYFMWANYATTIGMGACMPIVLRMKMRFKVRDKMVLLLVLLGLMSYINATTLQPMIFVFTSLLIGFMKMMVTIELFLPLMMMIGNRGMFYGVFYTFVLIMNQVAVYYAAEFSLLYNWQQFYLLTSVLCFILALIHWIFMHNKYFALKVPLHYIDWLSILLFISTFMFSAYVYSFGRQQDWLNSKNIINASIAAFVSFALLAIRQSTLKRPYLSFKIFTKNNVQHGLFMLFWLGMFLGTASLQNTFAVGVLGYDQLTNARLSMLMVPGIILAGAIAIFWFKKEKPLKMYIFSGFAAMIGYAIIMYFSMVLEFSYDNWYLPMFLKGYGMCSLFISVWFYTLDKLEMDEMLAAIGLVLVWRTFLAVGIFSTLYSWFQYRFQVAAVGDLAVYMDGMTVTPQNVAANMKGIQLNAIIIATKKIFGYIILTGFGVLLYVITHHFGAKRFQYMRFVRVIGGKSVIARRRLKERKKMLEEIKDAAGPAV